One genomic region from Pseudomonas sp. R5-89-07 encodes:
- the sfnG gene encoding dimethylsulfone monooxygenase SfnG has product MSQQAVKFAYWVPNVSGGLVVSKIEQRTHWGIDYNRKLAQLAEAAGFEYGLTQIRFTAGYGAENQHESVAFSHALLAATTTLKVIAAILPGPWQPALAAKQLATIDQLTNGRIAVNIVSGWFKGEFQAIGEPWLEHDERYRRSEEFIRSLKGIWTQDDFTFKGDFYRFNNYTLKPKPLGQPEVFQGGSSRAARDMAARVSDWYFTNGNTPEGIKAQVDDIRAKAAANNHSVKVGVNAFIIARDTEEEARAVLAEIIDQADPEAVNAFGDAAKQAGKASPEGEGNWAKSSFEDLVQYNDGFKTNLIGTPQQIAERIVALKAVGVDLVLAGFLHFQEEVEYFGKRVLPLVRELEAKAGIRQVA; this is encoded by the coding sequence ATGAGTCAGCAAGCCGTGAAATTTGCCTATTGGGTGCCCAACGTCAGCGGTGGGCTGGTGGTCAGCAAGATCGAGCAACGCACCCACTGGGGCATCGACTACAACCGCAAACTGGCGCAACTGGCCGAAGCCGCCGGCTTCGAGTACGGCTTGACCCAGATCCGCTTCACCGCCGGCTACGGCGCCGAGAACCAGCATGAGTCGGTAGCCTTCAGCCACGCGCTGCTCGCGGCCACCACGACCCTCAAGGTGATCGCGGCGATCCTGCCGGGCCCGTGGCAACCGGCGCTGGCGGCCAAGCAGCTGGCGACCATTGACCAGCTCACCAATGGCCGTATCGCGGTGAATATCGTCAGCGGCTGGTTCAAGGGCGAGTTCCAGGCCATTGGTGAGCCGTGGCTGGAGCACGATGAGCGCTATCGCCGCTCCGAAGAGTTCATCCGCTCGTTGAAAGGTATCTGGACCCAGGATGACTTCACCTTCAAGGGCGACTTCTACCGCTTCAATAATTACACCCTCAAACCCAAGCCGCTGGGCCAGCCGGAAGTATTCCAGGGCGGCAGTTCGCGAGCGGCACGGGACATGGCCGCGCGGGTGTCGGACTGGTACTTCACCAACGGCAACACCCCGGAAGGCATCAAGGCCCAGGTCGATGACATCCGCGCCAAGGCGGCGGCCAATAACCATTCGGTCAAAGTCGGCGTCAACGCCTTTATCATCGCCCGTGACACCGAGGAAGAGGCGCGCGCCGTGCTGGCCGAGATCATCGACCAGGCCGACCCGGAAGCGGTCAACGCCTTTGGTGATGCGGCCAAACAAGCGGGCAAGGCCTCACCGGAAGGCGAGGGTAACTGGGCCAAGTCCAGTTTCGAGGACCTGGTGCAGTACAACGACGGCTTCAAGACCAACCTGATCGGCACGCCGCAACAGATCGCCGAGCGCATCGTTGCGCTCAAGGCGGTGGGCGTGGACCTGGTGCTGGCTGGCTTCCTGCACTTCCAGGAAGAAGTCGAGTACTTCGGCAAGCGGGTATTGCCGCTGGTGCGCGAACTCGAAGCCAAGGCCGGCATCCGGCAGGTGGCTT
- a CDS encoding acyl-CoA dehydrogenase family protein has product MTEQHVINPLSTGVDYPPLAARFRPIFQRIADGAVERELSRTLPYEPIQWLKEAGFGAVRVPVEYGGGGASLPQLFELLIELAEADSNVPQALRGHFAFAEDRLNAPPSAARDLWFKRFVDGDIVGCAWTEIGNVAIGDVVTQVSPDGDQWTLNGEKFYSTGSIFADWIDVYAQRSDTGADVIAATRARQPGVVHSDDWDGFGQRTTGSGTSRFDHAVVEADNVIDFATRFKYQTAFYQLVLLASLAGIGRAALRDVAHQVRSRQRIYSHGNAPHVSQDAQVQQVVGEVAALVYAAEASALKATLPAQRAYLARFGGDEAVEREANVAAEIESATAQVVVSQLIQRATSELFNALGASDVRQGKALDRHWRNARTVSSHNPVIYKARIVGDWVINDTEPPFVWQIGNGPAKA; this is encoded by the coding sequence ATGACCGAACAACACGTCATCAATCCACTGTCCACTGGCGTCGACTACCCGCCCCTGGCCGCGCGCTTTCGGCCGATTTTCCAGCGCATCGCTGATGGCGCAGTGGAGCGCGAACTGAGCCGCACCCTGCCCTACGAACCGATCCAGTGGCTCAAGGAGGCCGGCTTTGGCGCGGTGCGCGTGCCGGTGGAGTACGGCGGTGGCGGCGCTTCCCTGCCGCAGCTGTTCGAACTGCTGATCGAACTGGCCGAAGCCGACTCCAACGTGCCTCAAGCCCTGCGCGGGCACTTTGCCTTTGCCGAAGACCGACTCAACGCGCCGCCCAGCGCCGCCCGCGACCTGTGGTTCAAGCGCTTCGTGGACGGCGATATCGTCGGTTGCGCCTGGACCGAGATCGGCAACGTGGCCATCGGCGACGTGGTCACCCAGGTCAGCCCCGATGGCGACCAATGGACCCTCAACGGTGAAAAGTTCTACAGCACCGGCAGCATTTTCGCCGACTGGATCGACGTCTACGCCCAACGCAGCGACACCGGCGCCGACGTAATCGCCGCCACCCGCGCCCGCCAGCCAGGCGTGGTCCACAGCGATGACTGGGACGGCTTTGGCCAGCGCACCACCGGCAGCGGCACATCGCGCTTTGACCATGCGGTGGTGGAGGCAGACAACGTCATCGACTTTGCCACACGGTTCAAATACCAGACCGCGTTCTACCAGTTGGTGCTGCTCGCCAGCCTGGCGGGCATCGGCCGCGCAGCCCTGCGCGACGTGGCACACCAGGTGCGCAGCCGACAGCGCATCTACAGCCATGGCAATGCGCCCCATGTCAGCCAGGACGCGCAGGTTCAGCAAGTGGTGGGCGAAGTGGCGGCCCTGGTCTACGCCGCCGAGGCCAGCGCCTTGAAAGCCACGCTGCCGGCGCAACGGGCGTACCTGGCGCGGTTTGGTGGGGATGAAGCCGTGGAGCGCGAAGCCAATGTGGCGGCGGAAATCGAATCGGCCACTGCGCAGGTGGTGGTGTCGCAGCTTATACAGCGCGCTACCAGTGAACTGTTCAATGCGCTGGGGGCTTCGGATGTGCGCCAGGGTAAAGCGCTGGATCGACATTGGCGCAATGCGCGGACGGTGTCTTCGCATAATCCGGTGATCTACAAGGCGCGCATCGTGGGTGACTGGGTCATCAACGACACCGAACCGCCATTTGTCTGGCAAATCGGCAACGGCCCGGCCAAGGCCTGA